In the Sandaracinus amylolyticus genome, GAAGGTCACGAATTCGATCCGGGCGCTGCGCTTCGCGCGAGGCGAGATGACGCAGGCCGAGCTCGCCGAGAGCGTGGGCGTCACGCGACAGACGCTGATCGCGATCGAGCAGGGGAAATACTCACCTTCGCTCGAGGTCGCGTTCAAGATCGCGCGCGTGCTCGGAGTCCCGCTCGATCAGGTGTTCCACTATCCGGACGAATAGCGCGCGACGAGAGTAGGTTTGCGCCGTGCGACCCATTCCGATCGGTGCGCTCCTGCTCCTGCTCGTGACGGGCTGCGGCGCGAGCCTGCGCGCGGGGGTGCCCGACGAGCTCCCCGGCGATGCGCTGCGCGTGGCCGAGACCGCGAGCGATCGCTGCATGCACGGCGCGCCCGGGCCCGAGAGCCCGTTTCGCGAGCCGCTCCCCGGCGCGGTCACCGACCCCGAGCTCGCGCAGCACCTCGCGCGCTTCCCCGCCGACGTCCGTCGTACCGCGGTGGCCGCGGGGATCGAGCCGCTGCTCGCGCGCGTGATGCGCGAGCGCGATCGGGTCGGCGATCCCCACGCGCCGGTGCTGATCTCGATGCGTCTCGAGCTCGCAGAGCGCATCTCGTCGCTGCAGACGCAGCTCACGGCGATGGAGTTCGAGTGCGACTGCATCCGCGGGCTCCTGCAGACCGAGCTGCAGGAGTACGAGGAGGGCGAGACCGATCGACAGCTCGCATACACCGTCTCGTCGCTCGTGGTGGGTGCCAGTGCCAGCGTCGTCGCGGGCGTGTGGGATCTCGCGAACGCGCACGCGTCGACCCCGTTCGCCGAGGACGCGCCGCTGATCATCTCGATCGGCGGTGCCGCGATCACGACCGCGCTCGGCGCGGCGGCGCTGGTGCGCGAGCGGCGCTCGATCATCTACGTGCACGAGCACAACATCCTCGAGCCGATCGTCGACGGCGAGGACCCCGAGCTGCTCTACCCGCGCTTCGTGCTCCGCATGCTGACGATGCCCGCGGCCGACGGTGGGCCCTCGCCGCGCGACGAGCTGATCGCGGAGTGGACCGAGGTGATCGACGAGGCCGAGCTCGGCGATCAGCGCGCGCTCGCGGAGACGATCCTGTTCCGCGACGGCGGCGTGTACGACCCGCGACTGCTCGCGCTGCACGAGAGCCTGCTGCAGTCGCTCGGCGCGAAGCTGGACTCGCTCGCACGCGACATCGATCTGCTCGCGAGAGCGGTGGCGATCGCGCTCGAGAGCAGCTTCGACGAAGAGGACGAGTAGCCGCTCGGGTGGGATACCAGACCGGCGGCGCGCGACGATATGTGCTCCCCGAGCATGCTGCCCGAGGAATGCGACGTCGTGGTCATCGGTGCCGGGATCGGCGGGCTGACGAGCGCAGCGCTGCTCGCGAAAGCCGGGCACCGCGTCTGTGTGCTCGAGATGGCCGACTCCCCCGGCGGATACCTCGCGGGGTTCCGCCGCCAGAAGTTCCTGTTCGACACGGGGATCCACTGGCTGAATCAGTGCGGTCCCGGGGGCGCGGTGCGTCGCGTCCTCGACATCGTCGGACCGGGCGCGCCCGAGACTCCGATGCTGCGCAAGATCAGGCGCTACAAGGGGCAGAGCTTCGACTATCTGCTCACCGACGATCCCGACGCGCTCCGGGATCGCATCGTGGCGGACGTGCCCGATCAGGCGCGCGGCATCGAGCGCTTCTTCGCGGCCTCGAAGGCGCTCGGCAGCGCGCTCACCGGGTTCGCCGATCACATGCGGATCGCGGCGACGATGTCGCTGCTCGAGAAGGCGACGCACGGGATCGGGATGGCGAGCCGCGGCCTTCGCGCGCGTCTGCCGGGGTACCTGAAGTGGTCGACCGAGGACGCATTCGACGAGCTCTTCGAAGCGCCGGTGATGGCGCGCATCTTCTGCTCCGAGGAGCGTCTGCTCTCCTGCATCCTGCCGCTCGGCTGGGCCTACGAGCACGACTATCAGTGCGCGCCGCGGGGCGGCGCTCGCGAGCTCTGGCGCTTCTTGGTCCGCGCGATTCGTTCGTGGCAGGGCCAGGTCGTCTGCCGCACGCGCGTCGAGCGGATCCACGTCGAGAGCGGCCGCGCGACCGGCGTGTCGTACGTGACGGGAACGCGCCGCGGCTCGATCCGCGCGAAGTACGTGCTCGCCGCGTGCGATCAGGCGAGCGTGTACGAGCGGATGCTGCCGCCCGGGAGCGTCGATCAGGAGTGGGTCGCGAAGCTGCGAGAGGCGGAGATCGGCGACTCGCACGTGTCGGTGTTCCTCGGCCTCGATCGCCCTGCGGAGGATCTCGGCTTCGGCTCCGAGCTCTACATGCTCACGCGCGACGACGTCTCGCGGCGCGACCACAACGCCGGTGATCCGACGCGCGTCGCGATCACGGCGCTCGCGGCCTCGGTGCGCGATCCGAGCCTCGCGCCCGAGGGAATGGGCACGCTGAGGCTCTGCGTGGCGGCGAACATCCGCGATGCCGACCACTGGAAGACGGGCCCCGGTCTCGCTCGTGGGCCCGAGTACGCGGCGTACAAGAACGCCTATGCCGACATCCTGATCGAGCGCGTCGAGCGAGCGCTCTCACCGAGGCTCCGCGAGCACGTCGTGGTCCGCGAGGTGGCCACGCCGATCACGCATCTCCGCTACACGGGCAATCGCGACGGCAGCATCGTCGGGACCAAGGCGAGCCGCGCGAACCTGTGGAGCGGAGTCGCGCACTACTTCACGCCGGTTCGCAATCTGATCTTCAGTGGTCAGTGGGCCGAGCTCGGAGGCGGAGTCCCGATCGCAGTCAAAGCGGGCGTGAATGCGGCACTGCTCGTGATGAAGAGCGAGCACAGCCGCGCATTCCGGAGCCTCGTCGAGGCGATCGACGGAACGCGCGCGGTCGACGATCTCGACCCTGCGCTGCTGCAGCCCCTGCCGAGCGCGCCGACCTCCCGCCCCAGCGAGTACCATCCTCGTGATGATCATCGCGAAGATCCTGGCGGGCGATCCCGGGTCGGTGAGCGAGCTGGAGCGCGCTGATCCCGACGCGTGGCGCGCCCTGATCGAGCACCTGATCGAGCACCGGCCCGCCGCGGCTCCACGCGAGCTCGTCGACGCGCTGCTCGAGGTCGATCCCGACTTCGAGGCGTGGATGCGGCGCGTCTCCGACGCCACGGAGGAGGTGCGATCGACCTGGTTCGCGTCGACCACCACGGCGCTCCGCGCGGTGCGACCGTGGCTCGCAGCCGGCGTGCTCGCGACGCGCGGGCCGAGTCACCCTGCGTCGCTGAAGGTTCGCTACGAGAGCTGCTTGCGCAGCGCCGACGACGATGCGCTCGCGAGCGTGGTCGCGCTCGTCGCGGACCTGCGGGCGATCGACGCCGAGCCGGCGCTCCTGATCGACGCCCTCGACCTCGTGGTGCGACGGGCGCTGGAGGACGGGCTGCCCGACGACGCGCTCGCGGCGGCGACGGAGGCCGAGTCGATCGCGCGTCGCGTGAGCGACGAGCAGCGCGCTGCGATCGCGGGCCGCTCGCGCGGTCGTGCGCTCCTCGCGGCCGGCAAGGTCGAGGAGGGCCTCGACGTGCTGCAGACGTTCCTCCGGACGCGCGGCCCGCGATTCGGCGGCGGCGGCACGTTCCGCGGATCGCCCATTCCGGACGATCCGCGCGAGGAGGCGATCGCGGAGGCGGTCACGATCGCGTCGTGGGCGATGGCGACCACGCCCGAGTGGGTCGGCGCGCTGGGCGGCATCGCCGAGCGATCGAGCGACGCGCAGGGCGCAGCTTCTCTCTGGAGCCGGTTCGACGCGGCGCTCGGCGCCATGGTCGCAGCGGCGGAAGATCCGTTCTCCGAGCTCGAGGTGGTCGTCCGGCAAGCGACCGAGCGCACGACGATGCGCACCGCGACCGCCGCGGCCGAGCGGCTCCATGCCGAGCTCCCCGACGACCTCGAGGCGGCCTCGGTGGTCGGCCGGCTCTTCGTGCGCGTCGGTCGCTTCGAGGACGCGTGGCGCGTGTTCGCGCGCGCCGCGCAGGGCGCGCCGGCGGACGAGCCGAGCCGCTCGCCCGCGTTCCTCGGCGCGGCGCGGGCCGCGGTGCGCGCGGGCGCGATCGACGATGCGGAGCGACTGCTCGCGGAGGCGCGGCGCGACGCGGTGGATCTCGACGAGCCACGCGCCGAGCTCTGCGCGATCGAGATCGCGCTCGCGCGCGGGGCGCCCGACGCGCTCGATCGCGCGTGGCGCCTCTTCGAGCAGCGTCGCGCCAGGCCGCGCGATCTGGTCGAGTCCGCGACCGGCTTCGGGATCGCCGACGCGCTCGCGAACGCGCTCCTCGCGAGCCGCGATCGACGCGCGATCGACGTGCAGCGCGCGGTGTGGGACGCGAAGCTCGCGCTCTGGGGCGAGTGCCCGGCCGCGTGGCTCGAGGAGCACAACCTCGGGACGATCCACGTGGAGCTCGGCGATGCCGGCGCGGCGCGCCCGCTGATCGAGTCCGCGGCGCGCAAGCTCGAGCGACAGCTCGGCGGCGATCATCCTCACGCCGCGATGGCGCGACGCTCACTCGCGCGGCTCGACGCGACCGCGTGAGCCTGCGATCGACCACGACGGGTGGTCGATGATCGCGGGTGTGCGAGCGCTGGCGAGGCCGATGGTCCCGCTCACGTTCGGGAGCTCGTGAGACGAGGCGCGACACGCAACGTGGGAACGCGGTGCGCGCGAGGCGTGCTGCGCCGGACCTGCTCTCGACTCGACGCTCTGCGCCGCTCGCAGAGGGCGCGCTGCGGCCGTGCGCCCTCGGTCCGCGCCTCGCGAGAGCTTGGAACGCGGAGTGCGGATGCCTCGGGCGCGCTCTCGCGAGCGCAGGAGGACGTGACCGATGCGAAAGAAGTGGGTCGTGGCGTCGGCGTGCGCTGCGTGGGCGACCGTGGCGCCGAGCGCGTCGGCGCAGGTCGAGGAAGAGACGATCATCGAAGAGCGCGTGGTCGAGCAGCCCGTGGTCGTCGAAGAGCGCGTGATCGTCGAAGAAGAGGCGCCTCCGGTCCAGGCGGTGGACACGGAAGTGGCACCGGTCCACCAGGTCGAGGTCGAGAGCCCCGACATGATCCGGCCCCGGCTCGGCGCGTCGATCAACGGCGGATATACGTTCAACGAGCCCGAAGGCTGGATGTTGGGTGGCAGTCTGCGGCTCGGCATCCAGATCGGTGATTGGATCGCGGCGTATTACCAACCGACCGCGCAGTACGCGTCGCTCGTGGTGCAAGGCGGCAACACGGACGGCGCGTTCTCGCTGTGGAACTCGTTCTTGTTCGAGCTCACTCCGGCCGACGTGATCTCGATCGCCGCCGGCCCTTCCGTCGACGTCTGGATGGGCTGCGAGGACGGCGCGCAGGGCGACGGACAGGTGAACACGCCGGTCAATGCAGGCTGCGCGGGCACCAACCCGTTCTTCGGCCTCCACGGGCGCCTCGCGTTCAACATCGGGAGCGACGGGCCCGGCAAGCGCCACGCGATCCAGATCTCGTTCGAGGTCCATCCGACGTGGTTCGGCGACGACTTCCAGACGATCGCGCTGCTCGGCGGCCTCGGCTACGACATGTACTGAGCTCGGCCGGAGTGCTCGTCCCGCATGTCCCGGACGGGAGCGCGCGGAGCGCGCGGACGGTAGGGACCGGCGGGCGAGCCGATTTCTCGACAGCGCTTGACGAGCTCACGGCCCGCCGGGGGCGGTGTTGTAATTGCGTTGCTCGCTCGGCACGCTCGCGCACGTGCTGCGGTCCGACGATCACGAGTCTCCCTTCGCACGCGACGACGACGACGACGCAGCGCGTCCAGCGCCCGGCGCGCGCACCGACGGTGCTTGGAAGATCGCGATCGTCGACGACGAGCAGGAGGTGCACGACGTCACGGTGCTCGCGCTGCGCAGCGTCTCGTTCTCCGATCGACGGCTCGAGTTCCTGAGCGCGCGCTCGGCGGACGAGGCGCGCTCGCTGCTCGCCGATCATCCCGATCTCGCGCTCGTGCTGCTCGACGTGGTGATGGAGACCGACGACGCGGGGCTCGAGCTGGTGCGCCACATCCGCGAGGCCCTGGGCAACCGCAACGTGCGCGTGGTGCTCCGCACCGGTCAGCCCGGACAAGCGCCGGAGTCGACGGTGATCCGCGACTTCGACATCAGCGACTACCGCACCAAGACCGAGCTCACGTCGACGCGGCTCCTCACGACGGTGATCGCGGCACTGCGCACCTACCAGCAGCTCCTCGAGGTGACCGCCCAGCGCGAGGAGCTGGCGCGCGCCTACGCCGCGCAGAGCGCGGCGCTCGAGGAGATCGCGCAGCTCAAGCGGAGGCTCGAGCGGGAGCGCGACTACCTGCGCGAGGAAGTGTCGGAGGCGGGCGGCGGCGCGGAGATCATCGCGGCGTCCGCGACGCTGCAGAAGATCCTGAGCGAGGTCGACGCGGTCGCGGCGACCGACGCGACGGTGCTCGTGCTCGGCGAGTCCGGCGTCGGCAAGGAGCTGGTCGCGCGTGCGATCCACGCGCGCAGCGAGCGCGCGTCGGGGCCGCTGGTGAAGGTCAATTGCGCGAGCGTCCCGCGCGAGATCTTCGAGAGCGAGTTCTTCGGGCACGTGAAGGGCGCG is a window encoding:
- a CDS encoding helix-turn-helix transcriptional regulator codes for the protein MVKPTKVTNSIRALRFARGEMTQAELAESVGVTRQTLIAIEQGKYSPSLEVAFKIARVLGVPLDQVFHYPDE
- a CDS encoding phytoene desaturase family protein, yielding MLPEECDVVVIGAGIGGLTSAALLAKAGHRVCVLEMADSPGGYLAGFRRQKFLFDTGIHWLNQCGPGGAVRRVLDIVGPGAPETPMLRKIRRYKGQSFDYLLTDDPDALRDRIVADVPDQARGIERFFAASKALGSALTGFADHMRIAATMSLLEKATHGIGMASRGLRARLPGYLKWSTEDAFDELFEAPVMARIFCSEERLLSCILPLGWAYEHDYQCAPRGGARELWRFLVRAIRSWQGQVVCRTRVERIHVESGRATGVSYVTGTRRGSIRAKYVLAACDQASVYERMLPPGSVDQEWVAKLREAEIGDSHVSVFLGLDRPAEDLGFGSELYMLTRDDVSRRDHNAGDPTRVAITALAASVRDPSLAPEGMGTLRLCVAANIRDADHWKTGPGLARGPEYAAYKNAYADILIERVERALSPRLREHVVVREVATPITHLRYTGNRDGSIVGTKASRANLWSGVAHYFTPVRNLIFSGQWAELGGGVPIAVKAGVNAALLVMKSEHSRAFRSLVEAIDGTRAVDDLDPALLQPLPSAPTSRPSEYHPRDDHREDPGGRSRVGERAGAR
- a CDS encoding sigma-54-dependent transcriptional regulator, yielding MRCSLGTLAHVLRSDDHESPFARDDDDDAARPAPGARTDGAWKIAIVDDEQEVHDVTVLALRSVSFSDRRLEFLSARSADEARSLLADHPDLALVLLDVVMETDDAGLELVRHIREALGNRNVRVVLRTGQPGQAPESTVIRDFDISDYRTKTELTSTRLLTTVIAALRTYQQLLEVTAQREELARAYAAQSAALEEIAQLKRRLERERDYLREEVSEAGGGAEIIAASATLQKILSEVDAVAATDATVLVLGESGVGKELVARAIHARSERASGPLVKVNCASVPREIFESEFFGHVKGAYTGAHKDRVGRFQLADGGTLFLDEVGEIPLELQSKLLRALQEREVERVGDTRAQRVDVRVVAATNRDLKACVEAGTFRADLYYRLHVFPITVPPLRARRADIAPLFEHFVAKACARLRRPFVPPSPALLRAIEVYPWPGNVRELENVVERAVILAVDGVLRLDTILPDTASSAADDVLAEPSRSSAVPSEPRGASRWPTRGFYTADELRDLERENLLAVMNAADGKVAGPGGAADLLGVKPSTLSYQLKSFGITRR